In a genomic window of Streptomyces noursei ATCC 11455:
- a CDS encoding PPOX class F420-dependent oxidoreductase — MAHTMTKDEWRAFLSEGTRTGKLSTVRADGAPHIAPVWFLVDGEELVFNTGKDTVKGRNLARDGRVALCVDDDRPPFAFVVVQGTAELSEELSDVRHWATRIAARYMGEERAEAYGARNGVPGELLVRVRIDKVVALTGVAD, encoded by the coding sequence ATGGCACACACAATGACGAAGGATGAGTGGCGGGCGTTCCTTTCCGAGGGCACCCGGACCGGAAAATTGTCGACCGTGCGGGCCGACGGCGCTCCGCACATCGCACCGGTGTGGTTCCTCGTGGACGGCGAGGAGCTGGTGTTCAACACCGGCAAGGACACGGTCAAGGGCCGCAATCTCGCCCGTGACGGCAGGGTGGCGCTCTGCGTCGACGACGATCGGCCGCCGTTCGCGTTCGTGGTGGTGCAGGGGACGGCGGAGCTCAGCGAGGAGCTGTCGGACGTCCGGCACTGGGCGACCCGGATCGCGGCCCGCTACATGGGCGAGGAACGGGCGGAGGCATACGGCGCCCGCAACGGCGTCCCGGGTGAACTGCTGGTGCGGGTCCGGATCGACAAGGTGGTCGCGCTCACCGGGGTCGCGGACTGA
- a CDS encoding GTP-binding protein has product MNAVQGTPEDVVPRPAPGLALKILVAGGFGAGKTTLVGAVSEIRPLRTEERLSEVGQAFDDIGGVAAKTTTTVAMDFGRITIRSGLALYLFGTPGQDRFWFLWDDLSEGALGAVVLADTRRLPDCFPAVDYFERRGLPFVVAVNCFPGAGSYGADEVSRALDLNRGTPVVLCDARDRDSGKEVLVRLVEHAGRTHSARQLDSVV; this is encoded by the coding sequence ATGAACGCCGTACAAGGGACCCCGGAGGACGTAGTTCCTCGCCCTGCCCCCGGATTGGCCCTGAAGATCTTAGTCGCGGGCGGTTTCGGGGCGGGCAAGACGACCCTGGTGGGCGCGGTCAGCGAGATCCGGCCGCTGCGCACCGAGGAGCGCCTCAGCGAGGTGGGCCAGGCGTTCGACGACATCGGGGGAGTGGCGGCCAAGACCACCACCACGGTGGCGATGGACTTCGGCCGCATCACCATCAGGTCGGGGCTCGCCCTGTACCTCTTCGGCACGCCGGGACAGGACCGCTTCTGGTTCCTGTGGGACGACCTGTCGGAGGGCGCGCTGGGAGCCGTGGTGCTGGCCGACACCCGGCGGCTGCCGGACTGCTTCCCGGCCGTCGACTACTTCGAGCGCCGCGGCCTGCCGTTCGTGGTGGCCGTCAACTGCTTCCCGGGTGCCGGGTCCTACGGGGCCGACGAGGTCTCCCGGGCCCTGGACCTGAACCGTGGCACACCCGTCGTGCTCTGCGACGCCCGGGACCGCGACTCGGGCAAGGAGGTGCTGGTCCGGCTGGTCGAGCACGCCGGACGGACGCACTCCGCACGGCAGTTGGACTCGGTGGTCTGA